The following coding sequences lie in one Syngnathus scovelli strain Florida chromosome 1, RoL_Ssco_1.2, whole genome shotgun sequence genomic window:
- the LOC125980065 gene encoding RNA-binding protein 4.1 — MVKIFVGNLPQEATEEEIKALFLEHGTVTECSIVKNFAFVHMDDRKAATKAIKALHLHKLHGSQINVEASHGKNYGAVKLHVANVERGMEEELRALFEEYGKVTECAIIKNFAFVHMPNSDEAMDAIQGIDNIEFQGKRIHVQISKSRPRDEQEDYPPPPDGGGFWPPPFPGNRLEPPPPGFMRGRPMGPGYPAPPLPPPPPRRAMYPESPYEGDHGGYGVVDYYEKYRARPYGMGPGGPPPPPPPPPPPPGVSRMNSPLDPYERRPPPPPPPPSAYYGRDRSPHRRAPNAASPPTGNGYAYERSSIAPVSRVPPYGLPRPRDPYAPRLPPPPPPPPSRYDY, encoded by the exons ATGGTGAAGATATTTGTCGGGAACCTGCCCCAAGAGGCAACCGAGGAGGAAATCAAGGCCCTCTTCTTGGAGCACGGCACAGTCACCGAATGTTCCATCGTCAAAAACTTCGCTTTCGTCCACATGGATGACCGCAAGGCTGCGACGAAAGCCATCAAGGCCTTGCATCTCCACAAGCTCCACGGCTCGCAGATCAACGTGGAGGCCAGCCATGGGAAGAACTACGGCGCGGTCAAGCTGCACGTTGCCAACGTGGAAAGGGGAATGGAAGAAGAACTCCGAGCGTTGTTCGAAGAGTATGGCAAGGTCACGGAGTGTGCCATTATTAAGAATTTTGCTTTTGTGCACATGCCAAATTCTGATGAGGCCATGGATGCCATCCAGGGAATTGACAATATAGAATTTCAGG GTAAACGCATCCACGTGCAGATTTCCAAAAGTCGCCCCCGTGACGAGCAGGAGGACTACCCTCCTCCCCCAGACGGTGGCGGGTTTTGGCCCCCGCCTTTCCCGGGAAACAGGCTGGAGCCTCCCCCGCCGGGCTTCATGAGAGGTCGCCCCATGGGCCCCGGTTACCCCGCCCCTCCTTTGCCACCCCCGCCCCCGAGGCGAGCCATGTACCCCGAAAGTCCTTACGAGGGTGATCACGGCGGTTACGGCGTAGTCGATTACTATGAAAAATACAGAGCCCGTCCTTACGGCATGGGTCCGGGTGGTCCACCGCCGCCCCCTCCGccgcctcctccccctcccggcGTCTCGCGCATGAACTCGCCGCTTGACCCGTACGAGCGTCGGccgccgcctcccccccctcctccgtCGGCGTACTACGGCCGAGATCGCAGCCCCCACCGCAGAGCGCCAAATGCGGCCTCTCCTCCGACCGGTAACGGCTACGCCTACGAGCGCTCCAGTATCGCTCCCGTTTCCCGGGTCccgccgtacggacttcctcgGCCCAGGGACCCTTATGCACCGCGACTGCCGCCTCCGCCCCCGCCGCCGCCTTCACGCTACGATTATTAA
- the si:dkey-165a24.9 gene encoding probable G-protein coupled receptor 132, with protein sequence MSNDSCGLPLETDVPGLTCIYGLVFTVGLPCNLLSLWGLYHLGRSGSGGCQRVYILNLLLSDLLQLLTLPLWILYLQGSHRWPYGQLTCELVGYVFYVNVYASVMFLCLIALDRCLAIVFPLSSRRVRTVRVAAVSGLAVWTLTFLFCLSGLLPSVFDSERRLCLEQYPVSPRYAHFKITTVALGFLLPCAILGYTSAHIWVTLRHSPSLSAHERRKIVGVLVVITVNFIVVFGPYHLVGGYRFASLLQADEPCALERSIFLLYRLCYGLTSLNTMLDPLFYIFLCADARLELRRSLPCSGRGQNAGKVTAGSSRAHPDPDKESGQNNLLVA encoded by the exons ATGTCCAACGACAGCTGCGGCCTCCCCTTGGAGACGGACGTCCCGGGCTTGACTTGCATCTACGGCCTGGTTTTCACCGTGGGCCTGCCCTGCAATCTGCTGTCGCTCTGGGGCTTGTACCACCTGGGTCGCTCGGGTAGCGGCGGATGCCAGCGGGTCTACATCCTCAACCTGCTTCTGTCCGACCTCCTGCAGCTGCTCACCCTGCCCCTGTGGATCCTGTACCTGCAGGGCAGCCACCGCTGGCCCTACGGTCAGCTGACCTGCGAGCTGGTGGGCTACGTGTTCTACGTCAACGTCTACGCCAGCGTCATGTTCCTGTGCCTAATAGCGCTGGACCGCTGCCTGGCCATCGTGTTCCCGCTGAGCAGCCGCAGGGTTAGGACGGTCCGGGTGGCCGCAGTGTCGGGCTTGGCGGTGTGGACGCTCACGTTCCTCTTCTGCCTTTCCGGACTCTTGCCATCCGTTTTTGACTCGGAGCGGCGACTGTGTCTGGAGCAGTATCCTGTCAGCCCCCGTTATGCCCACTTCAAGATCACCACTGTGGCTCTGGGCTTCCTGTTGCCGTGCGCCATACTCGG CTACACGTCAGCCCACATCTGGGTCACCCTGCGCCACTCTCCCTCCCTGTCGGCCCACGAGCGTCGCAAGATCGTCGGCGTCCTGGTGGTCATTACGGTCAACTTCATCGTCGTGTTCGGACCGTACCACTTGGTAGGCGGCTACAGATTCGCGTCCTTGCTGCAGGCCGACGAGCCGTGCGCGCTGGAGCGCTCCATCTTCTTGCTCTACCGCCTGTGCTACGGACTGACCAGTCTCAACACCATGCTCGATCCCCTTTTCTACATTTTCCTGTGCGCTGACGCGCGGCTGGAGCTGAGAAGGTCGCTGCCTTGCTCCGGCCGAGGACAAAACGCTGGCAAAGTGACAGCTGGGAGCAGCAGAGCTCATCCGGATCCAGACAAGGAAAGTGGACAAAATAATCTGCTTGTTGCCTGA
- the LOC125980081 gene encoding uncharacterized protein codes for MFKLSVLLVALFRAHASVRFASLGDDVSLPCYFEPGAKYLSWYKQVAGDPPQVLLSFYSYGQNSQSHERIKFHTGENFFHLSISDVELSDTAMYYCGQSQLNIMTFESAIFLVVKESGRLSVFQHPTSITVSPGGSATLNCTMHPGTSDGGHMVYWFRKASGDSHLIYAHSENTSGCVTASDSGCVYMLSKRDVTLSDAGTYYCAVASCGEIVFGKGSKMGIRGEKIPFYILLASLLASLLVIVCLTVLLCKMRQKDNKFSGKMSQLKVPDGNTDENEDDPALPYVALEFRMRSSNSRRQRGPEESVYSGLRLQHAD; via the exons ATGTTCAAGCTCAGCGTGCTGTTGGTTGCTCTTTTTAGAGCAC ATGCGAGTGTGCGTTTTGCCAGTCTGGGTGACGATGTCAGCCTGCCCTGCTACTTTGAGCCCGGCGCCAAATATCTGTCCTGGTACAAGCAGGTGGCAGGCGATCCTCCGCAAGTTCTTTTGTCCTTCTACAGCTACGGGCAAAACTCTCAGAGCCACGAGCGGATAAAATTCCACACCGGAGAAAATTTCTTCCATCTGAGCATTTCTGACGTGGAGCTCTCGGACACGGCCATGTACTACTGCGGCCAGAGCCAACTCAATATCATGACCTTTGAGAGTGCAATCTTTTTGGTTGTAAAAG AATCCGGTCGCCTGTCCGTCTTCCAGCATCCGACGTCCATCACAGTGTCCCCGGGTGGGTCCGCCACCCTGAACTGCACCATGCACCCTGGAACCAGCGACGGGGGACACATGGTCTACTGGTTCCGAAAGGCCTCGGGCGACTCCCACTTGATTTACGCGCACTCGGAGAACACTAGCGGGTGCGTGACGGCGTCGGACTCGGGTTGCGTTTACATGCTGTCCAAGCGGGACGTCACCCTGTCTGACGCCGGGACGTATTACTGCGCCGTGGCCTCCTGTGGGGAGATTGTGTTTGGAAAGGGGTCCAAAATGGGAATCAGAG GTGAAAAGATCCCGTTTTACATACTGCTAGCATCTCTGCTTGCGTCCCTCCTCGTCATTGTCTGTCTTACGGTCCTCCTTTGCAAAATGAGACAAAAAGACAACAAGTTCTCAG GGAAAATGTCACAGCTAAAAGTACCGGATGGCAATACGGACGAG AACGAGGATGACCCCGCTTTGCCGTACGTGGCTCTGGAATTCAGAATGAGATCGTCCAACAGCAGGAGACAAAGGGGCCCGGAGGAGAGCGTTTACTCCGGATTGCGACTCCAACATGCAGATTGA
- the cldn7a gene encoding claudin-7-A has protein sequence MANSGIQLLGFFMSLTGIVGLIIGTVLPQWKMSAYIGDNIITAVAMYQGLWMSCAFQSTGQLQCKIYDSILQLDSSLQATRALMIVGIIVSVAGLGVACTGMKCTTCGASDKLRKARTAMTGGIILLVGGLCAIVACSWFAHNVIRAFYNPYTPVNTKFEFGAAIFIAWGGSLLDVLGGAMLAASCPRKKQVSKYPSVPAASSRSGPASSNKEYV, from the exons ATGGCCAACTCGGGGATTCAACTTTTGGGGTTCTTCATGTCGCTGACCGGCATCGTGGGCCTGATCATCGGCACCGTTCTGCCCCAGTGGAAGATGTCGGCCTATATCGGGGACAACATCATCACGGCGGTGGCCATGTACCAGGGATTGTGGATGTCTTGCGCCTTCCAGAGTACGGGACAGCTCCAGTGCAAGATCTACGATTCCATCCTGCAGCTTGACA GTTCTCTTCAGGCCACCCGAGCGCTGATGATCGTGGGCATCATCGTGTCCGTGGCGGGCCTGGGCGTGGCCTGCACAGGCATGAAGTGCACAACATGCGGAGCGAGCGACAAGCTCCGCAAGGCCCGTACCGCCATGACGGGAGGGATCATTCTGTTAGTGGGAG GGCTGTGCGCCATCGTGGCTTGCTCCTGGTTTGCTCACAACGTGATCCGGGCGTTCTATAACCCCTACACACCTGTCAACACCAA GTTTGAGTTCGGCGCCGCCATTTTCATCGCGTGGGGAGGTTCCCTCCTCGACGTCTTGGGCGGCGCCATGTTAGCTGCTTCTTGTCCAAGAAAAAAACAGGTGTCCAAGTACCCATCCGTCCCAGCAGCTAGTTCCCGCTCCGGACCAGCCAGCAGCAATAAGGAATATGTCTGA
- the tifa gene encoding TRAF-interacting protein with FHA domain-containing protein A, with amino-acid sequence MNVSQTMETEEELLTCLHISFYHPQQHYKGLYHLLPLGNKSKHLADESVRLGRDAQSCTFALADPRVSRKQLALQAYRTPESPEMLFSLQNLSQTVKVSVNGTGLNFLERADLPSKTLVRFGEYEILIIREAGEAKQSFEVELEVLPVPPSRETGTCNPCTLPIIETGGHLIPQQPVQTPIETDEELMFRSLDNPPSLATSGTL; translated from the coding sequence ATGAATGTGTCCCAGACAATGGAGACGGAAGAGGAACTCCTCACATGTCTCCACATCAGCTTTTACCACCCACAGCAGCACTATAAAGGTCTTTACCATCTGCTTCCATTGGGCAACAAAAGCAAACATCTGGCAGATGAATCTGTGCGCTTGGGGCGGGATGCCCAGTCTTGCACCTTCGCCCTGGCTGACCCGCGTGTGTCTCGCAAACAACTGGCCCTGCAAGCTTACCGCACACCTGAGAGCCCAGAAATGCTCTTCAGTCTCCAGAACCTGTCTCAGACGGTCAAAGTGTCAGTGAACGGCACAGGCCTGAACTTCTTGGAAAGGGCGGATCTCCCGAGTAAGACCCTGGTCCGGTTCGGCGAATATGAGATTTTGATCATCAGGGAGGCTGGTGAGGCCAAGCAGAGCTTCGAGGTAGAGTTGGAGGTGCTGCCCGTGCCTCCTTCCAGGGAGACGGGCACGTGCAATCCCTGTACCTTACCCATCATAGAGACGGGCGGACATTTGATACCTCAGCAACCAGTTCAGACCCCTATAGAGACCGATGAGGAGCTCATGTTCCGATCACTTGACAACCCACCGTCGCTCGCCACTTCTGGAACActgtag
- the LOC125980047 gene encoding RNA-binding protein 4.1, protein MVKLFIGNLTEETTRDEIEALFTPYGTITECAKYKNYAFVHMDDRKAATKAIRELNLYQLNGRPMNVEPSRGNNQGPVKIHIANVERGFEKELRELFEEYGTVSECAIVKNFAFVHMANSEEAMDAIKGLDNTMFQGQNIHVQLSKSKPAWAMGEEDYGPPPPGRGFYPPHPPHPPRFHPEPPYGGRMSSYPPPPPPPPPPRRPMYPDRGYGEREGYGGGVVDYYEKFRARPYGAPGYDDRRPGAIPPPPPPPPPSVMGRDRVGMGSHEGYDRRPIPPAPYMQRDRSPIRRAPHPPPPAPAAGNGYSYERTRFTPQMKPQQYAAPFPRNNFTQSGPVATPAQPTYTSYPAPGV, encoded by the exons ATGGTGAAGCTGTTCATTGGAAACTTAACCGAGGAGACGACTCGGGACGAGATCGAAGCTCTGTTTACGCCGTACGGCACTATAACAGAATGTGCCAAGTACAAAAACTACGCCTTTGTCCACATGGATGACCGCAAGGCCGCCACGAAAGCCATCCGCGAGCTCAACCTCTATCAACTAAATGGCAGACCTATGAACGTGGAGCCCAGCCGAGGGAACAACCAGGGCCCGGTCAAGATCCACATCGCCAATGTGGAGAGGGGCTTTGAGAAAGAGCTGAGAGAGCTGTTTGAAGAATATGGCACAGTCTCGGAGTGTGCTATCGTGAAGAATTTTGCATTTGTTCACATGGCCAATTCTGAAGAAGCCATGGATGCCATAAAGGGCCTGGATAACACAATGTTTCAAG GACAAAACATCCATGTGCAGCTTTCAAAAAGCAAGCCTGCCTGGGCTATGGGAGAGGAGGATTACGGTCCGCCACCCCCTGGTAGAGGCTTTTACCCGCCTCATCCTCCTCACCCTCCGCGCTTCCATCCCGAGCCTCCCTACGGGGGCCGCATGTCTTCGTACCCGCCTCCGCCCCCACCGCCACCTCCTCCGAGGCGCCCAATGTACCCCGACCGCGGCTATGGCGAGCGTGAAGGCTACGGAGGTGGGGTGGTGGATTATTATGAGAAATTCCGCGCCCGTCCTTACGGCGCTCCAGGCTACGACGATAGGCGCCCCGGGGCCAtcccgccgccgccacccccacctccaccttcAGTGATGGGACGAGACCGCGTCGGCATGGGCTCCCACGAAGGCTACGACCGACGGCCTATCCCCCCTGCGCCCTACATGCAGCGCGACCGCAGCCCCATCAGACGGGCTCCCCATCCTCCCCCGCCCGCTCCAGCGGCCGGAAACGGGTACTCGTACGAGCGCACCCGCTTCACCCCGCAGATGAAACCTCAGCAGTATGCCGCACCGTTCCCCAGGAACAACTTCACGCAAAGCGGTCCCGTCGCTACGCCGGCGCAGCCCACCTATACCAGCTACCCGGCCCCCGGCGTTTAA
- the si:dkey-112a7.4 gene encoding uncharacterized protein si:dkey-112a7.4: protein MFGASGVPELIPPAGPPMQPGPGAQHGQGSGPNGPNPQRLGQRAPKLGQIGRSKKVDLDDEVLDDIMNNNGQCPVSLPMS, encoded by the exons ATGTTTGGCGCTTCTGGCGTCCCCGAGCTGATCCCGCCGGCGGGGCCGCCAATGCAGCCTGGACCCGGGGCCCAGCACGGCCAAGGCAGCGGGCCCAATGGTCCTAACCCTCAGCGGCTTGGCCAGAGGGCCCCCAAGCTGGGACAGATTGGTCGCTCCAAGAAAG TGGACTTGGACGACGAAGTACTGGACGACATCATGAACAACAACGGCCAGTGTCCCGTGTCTCTCCCCATGTCCTGA
- the ugt5g1 gene encoding UDP glucuronosyltransferase 5 family, polypeptide G1, with amino-acid sequence MAVLLAALGFLSLWPAGTDSSRILVVPVDGSHWINMEVILKELHSRGHQLTVLHSPNSWYIPTNASFYTSITARMLEDGNKKDYYNKLLLDVLEVRRSAGFLTTFYQQRLITNLLATGHKILADAAGEMLDNPAFVAKLREAKFDLMLTDPGLTVGVLLGNYLKLPMVFNVRWMNNGESHFAMAPSPLSYVPVSGSELDDQMDFPGRLKNMLHYIYSLIELHFYINPVYADLFRRHFPPKTDLFTLEHAADIWLVRSDFIFELPRPTMPNVFYVGGFQCEKAKPLPADLEAFVQSSGEHGVVVMSLGTLVSALPRDVTEAIAAAFAQLPQKVVWRIKGEKPSSLGDNTLLVDWLPQNDLLGHPKTRAFVAHGGTNGMYEAIYHGVPVLGLPLLFDQFDNLLRLKVRGAARVVEAKSLTVEGFLEALRDILENPTYRDNMRRLSRLHHDRPMPPLETAIFWIEYVTRHGGASHLRPVGYSLPWYSYFCLDVVLFITAIVATFAWISMFMCKTICCRRFGRKMKRE; translated from the coding sequence ATGGCAGTGCTCCTCGCAGCGTTGGGCTTCCTGTCGCTATGGCCGGCTGGAACGGACAGCAGCAGGATCCTGGTGGTGCCGGTGGACGGCAGCCATTGGATCAACATGGAGGTGATCCTGAAAGAGCTTCACTCCAGAGGACACCAACTCACCGTGCTGCACTCCCCCAACAGCTGGTACATCCCGACCAACGCTTCCTTCTACACTTCTATCACCGCCCGCATGTTGGAGGATGGCAACAAGAAGGACTACTACAATAAATTGCTCTTAGATGTTCTCGAGGTCCGCCGGTCCGCCGGCTTCTTGACGACCTTCTACCAGCAGCGCTTGATCACAAACCTGTTGGCGACCGGACATAAAATTCTGGCCGACGCAGCCGGCGAGATGTTGGACAACCCGGCTTTCGTTGCAAAGCTACGAGAGGCCAAGTTTGATCTGATGCTAACGGATCCCGGCCTGACGGTGGGGGTGCTTCTGGGGAATTACCTCAAGTTGCCGATGGTTTTCAACGTGCGTTGGATGAATAATGGCGAGAGCCACTTTGCCATGGCCCCGTCCCCGCTCTCCTACGTCCCCGTGTCCGGAAGTGAGCTGGACGATCAGATGGATTTCCCGGGAAGGCTTAAGAACATGCTACATTACATTTACAGTCTCATTGAACTCCACTTTTACATAAACCCGGTTTATGCGGATTTGTTCCGGCGCCACTTTCCACCCAAAACAGACTTGTTCACCCTGGAGCATGCGGCGGATATCTGGCTGGTGAGGTCAGATTTTATCTTTGAGCTCCCGCGGCCGACCATGCCAAATGTGTTCTACGTGGGGGGTTTCCAGTGTGAGAAGGCCAAACCCTTGCCTGCGGATCTGGAAGCCTTCGTGCAGAGCTCGGGGGAGCACGGGGTGGTGGTGATGTCTTTGGGAACGCTGGTGTCGGCCCTGCCCCGTGATGTCACCGAAGCCATCGCCGCTGCGTTCGCTCAGCTCCCCCAGAAGGTGGTCTGGAGGATCAAGGGGGAGAAGCCTTCGTCCTTGGGCGACAACACTTTGTTGGTGGACTGGTTGCCTCAGAATGACCTCTTGGGACACCCCAAAACCCGCGCCTTTGTCGCTCACGGAGGTACCAACGGCATGTACGAGGCCATCTACCACGGGGTTCCGGTTCTGGGTCTGCCGCTGCTCTTTGACCAGTTTGACAACCTATTGCGACTAAAGGTGCGTGGGGCAGCCCGAGTGGTGGAGGCCAAATCGCTCACCGTGGAAGGCTTCCTGGAAGCTCTCAGGGACATCCTGGAGAATCCGACCTACCGCGATAACATGCGCCGACTCTCTCGTCTCCATCACGATCGCCCGATGCCTCCGTTGGAGACCGCCATCTTTTGGATCGAGTACGTCACCAGGCACGGAGGAGCGTCGCATCTGCGGCCAGTCGGGTACAGCCTGCCTTGGTACTCCTACTTCTGCCTGGACGTGGTTCTGTTCATCACCGCTATCGTCGCGACTTTTGCGTGGATTTCCATGTTCATGTGTAAGACCATCTGCTGTCGGCGGTTCGGTAGAAAGATGAAACGCGAATGA
- the LOC125979999 gene encoding cornifelin homolog A — MSYQMNQPKPFTMTTMTSLNNQWSSDICDCFDDLPQCCFAFWCLPCFTCKTSHDAGECLCLPLLDAFGIIPPMTTALRVSVRQRYGIQGTVCSDCIYACCCGPCTWCQISREIQIRKNPITFVNMAP, encoded by the exons ATGTCTTACCAGATGAACCAACCCAAACCCTTCACCATGACCACCATGACCAGCCTGAACAACCAGTGGAGCTCGGACATCTGCGACTGCTTCGACGACCTGCCACAAT GTTGTTTTGCCTTCTGGTGCCTTCCGTGCTTCACGTGTAAAACGTCGCACGACGCCGGTGAGTGTCTTTGCTTGCCGTTGCTGGATGCCTTTGGGATCATCCCACCCATGACCACCGCCCTTCGGGTGTCCGTACGCCAACGCTACGGCATTCAG GGTACAGTTTGCAGCGATTGCATCTACGCTTGCTGCTGCGGCCCGTGCACCTGGTGCCAAATCTCCCGGGAAATCCAAATCAGAAAAAACCCTATCACCTTCGTCAACATGGcaccttga
- the LOC125979978 gene encoding cornifelin homolog B: MSRHVVGAQPQSWRTQEGAQWSTGLCACHQDVGDCCFALCCLPLFTCKVARKAGLCPLLPLLDCLGCVPPASLAVRASVREKYGIKGSVWGDCLYGCCCYPLSWLQISRELKRRAAFHAASSLSSSSFSYKYAAMTPLQGAHLV; the protein is encoded by the exons atgtcTCGTCATGTGGTCGGGGCCCAGCCGCAAAGTTGGCGTACCCAGGAGGGGGCGCAATGGAGCACGGGCCTGTGTGCTTGCCATCAAGACGTGGGAGACT GCTGTTTTGCACTGTGCTGCCTGCCACTGTTCACCTGTAAGGTGGCCAGGAAGGCGGGCCTGTGTCCCCTTCTGCCGCTGCTGGACTGTCTTGGCTGCGTACCCCCGGCTTCCCTCGCCGTGAGGGCCTCCGTCAGGGAAAAATACGGCATAAAG GGGAGCGTGTGGGGCGACTGCCTGTACGGATGCTGCTGCTACCCGCTATCTTGGCTCCAGATCTCCAGAGAGCTGAAAAGAAGAGCTGCATTTCACGCCGCCTCCTCtttgtcctcctcctctttctcgtACAAATACGCGGCAATGACTCCCCTGCAGGGAGCGCACTTGGTCTGA